In the Oryza glaberrima chromosome 6, OglaRS2, whole genome shotgun sequence genome, one interval contains:
- the LOC127775689 gene encoding cysteine synthase-like, which yields MEGEGIGRRGLPSLLGSSSSESGGIGQEHIASDITQLIGWTPLVELKRIASKDGIDARIVGKVEAYQPLCSVKDRSALRMIEDAEEKGLITPGVTTLVEPTSGNLGLGLVLVALRKGYRFVAVMPGQYSFDKQILLKYMGAELFLSDPTLGFQGLVNKVEQLKKELPNVHVLNQFSNPANQEAHMRLTGPEIWKDTAGKVDIFVTGSGSGGTVSGVGKYLKLQNPAVKIICVEPAESPVISGGEPGKHKIQGIGPGLIPDMLDTSVIDEVVTVNTDEAMVNARRLAMEEGLLMGISSGANLAACLKVASREENKGKMIVTMFPSGGERYMNSDLFAAVREECNAMTF from the exons atggagggagaggggattgGGAGGAGAGGCCTTCCTTCACTGCTCGGTTCCTCTTCCAGCGAAAGCGGCGGAATCGGGCAAGAACACATTGCCTCTGACATCACGCAG CTCATAGGATGGACGCCACTGGTCGAGCTGAAGCGAATCGCCAGCAAGGACGGAATAGATGCCCGGATCGTCGGCAAGGTCGAGGCCTATCAGCCCCTCTGCTCCGTCAAGGATCGCAGCGCTTTGAG AATGATCGAGGATGCAGAAGAGAAAGGGCTGATTACTCCTGGTGTCACAACTCTAGTCGAGCCGACGAGTGGCAATCTGGGTTTAGGATTGGTGCTTGTTGCTCTTCGCAAAGGTTACAGGTTCGTTGCAGTTATGCCGGGCCAGTATTCGTTTGATAAGCAGATCTTGCTGAAATACATGGGAGCTGAATTGTTTCTATCAG ATCCAACACTCGGGTTTCAAGGCTTAGTCAACAAGGTCGAACAGCTCAAGAAAGAATTACCCAATGTGCACGTTCTTAATCAATTCTCAAATCCAGCAAATCAGGAGGCACACATGAGATTGACTG GACCTGAGATTTGGAAGGATACTGCTGGCAAGGTAGACATATTTGTTACCGGTTCGGGCTCAGGAGGTACGGTATCTGGCGTTGGAAAGTATCTCAAGCTGCAAAATCCAGCGGTGAAGATCATTTGTGTGGAGCCTGCAGAGAGCCCAGTCATTTCAG GTGGGGAGCCAGGTAAACATAAAATTCAGGGAATAGGGCCAGGACTCATACCTGATATGTTGGACACCTCGGTCATCGATGAAGTCGTCACGGTAAACACTGATGAAGCAATGGTGAATGCAAGGAGGCTGGCAATGGAAGAGGGCCTCCTTATGGGCATTTCTTCTGGGGCAAACCTGGCAGCTTGCTTGAAG GTCGCGTCGAGAGAGGAAAACAAGGGGAAGATGATTGTCACCATGTTCCCAAGCGGGGGTGAGAGGTACATGAACTCTGACCTCTTTGCAGCTGTGAGAGAGGAATGCAATGCCATGACATTTTGA
- the LOC127776789 gene encoding uncharacterized protein LOC127776789 — MAFPREGGGGNGGDGEAREERVSSGYYSSSSAARQHGSEQPPPTQQMERRSSAAAAEEEGVGVVLVGSGDPGRIPAAVFERDTSESNKDWSMMSTESVFALQVAPSSDFTGFFLAHPELMDIATPPRSSSSSAAAAAAAGEAVGHAHSAQFESIPELGEATMRIQGQYSFAFPNLVEVKRHSAKNPQEDQPMSATMATAAAAAAAETTAPAPVRAETSSKPEEAPAKAATKGGWLPCFPCC, encoded by the exons atggcGTTTCcacgggagggaggcggcggcaatggcggcgacggagaggcgagggaggagagggtgTCGTCGGGCTactactcgtcgtcgtcggcggcgaggcagcacgggagcgagcagccgccgccgacgcagcAGATGGagcggaggtcgtcggcggcggcggcggaggaggagggcgtgggCGTGGTCCTGGTCGGCAGCGGCGATCCCGGCCGGATTCCGGCGGCGGTGTTCGAGCGGGACACGTCGGAGTCGAACAAGGACTGGAGCATGATGTCCACGGAGTCGGTGTTCGCGCTCCAGGTGGCGCCGTCCAGCGACTTCACCGGCTTCTTCCTCGCGCACCCGGAGCTCATGGAcatcgccacgccgccgcgctccagctccagctccgccgccgccgccgccgccgccggcgaggccgtcggCCACGCGCACTCCGCGCAGTTCGAGAGCATCCCGGAGCTCGGCGAGGCCACCATGCGGATCCAAGGCCAATACTCCTTCGCCTTCCCCAA TTTGGTAGAGGTCAAGAGGCACAGTGCCAAGAACCCTCAGGAGGATCAACCGAtgtcggcgacgatggcgacagcggcggcagcggcggcggcagagacgacggcgccggcgccggtgagggcAGAGACGAGCAGCAAGCCGGAGGAAGCTCCGGCGAAAGCAGCAACAAAGGGAGGCTGGCTCCCGTGCTTTCCTTGCTGCTAA
- the LOC127776788 gene encoding uncharacterized protein LOC127776788, producing MDPTPHRGGSPSPRFTLQPSRLPPEDILFCVDVDLETRSEMRIAPGPAAAAAASPGAAGASSGAAAASRQAARPPVKRMDAVKQALLLFVHSKLTMCPDHRFAFASLGDTVSLVKKDFSSDAGSAVEAIQSLDASETRYAMADLTQLFKIAYQEGKRAELQGRLLRVVLIYCRSSTKPQHQWPIKQKNFTLDIIYLHDKPTADNCPQKVYDALVDALEHVSQYEGYILETGQGLARILFRQTCILLSHPLQRCIQDDLDIPKPLAKKNMVTEAAQNEDGMPVSTQ from the exons ATGGACCCCACGCCTCACCGCggcggctcgccgtcgccgaggttCACGCTGCAGCCgagccgcctcccgccggaggACATCCTCTTCTGCGTCGACGTCGACCTGGAGACGCGCTCCGAGATGAGGATCGCCccgggccccgccgccgccgccgccgcgtcgccgggcGCCGCGGGGGCTTCCTCGGGGGCCGCGGCTGCTTCCAGGCAGGCCGCTCGGCCGCCGGTGAAGAGGATGGACGCCGTCAAGCAGGCGCTCCTGCTCTTCGTCCACAGCAAGCTCACCATGTGCCCCGATCACCGCTTCGCCTTCGCCTCCCTCGGCGACACCGTCTCCTTG GTAAAGAAGGATTTCAGCAGTGATGCTGGTTCTGCAGTGGAGGCAATCCAATCCCTGGATGCGTCGGAAACGAGATATGCGATGGCTGATCTCACTCAGCTCTTCAAGATAGCTTACCAGGAAGGGAAAAGAGCAGAATTGCAAGGCCGCCTACTCAGAGTG GTACTCATCTACTGCCGTTCCTCAACTAAGCCTCAACATCAGTGGCCCATCAAGCAGAAGAATTTCACCTTGGACATAATCTATCTTCATGACAAGCCTACTGCTGATAACTGTCCACAGAAGGTATATGATGCTTTGGTTGATGCACTTGAGCATGTCAGCCAGTATGAGGGATACATTCTAGAGACTGGTCAGGGGCTTGCTCGAATCCTGTTCCGTCAGACTTGCATTCTTCTGTCGCATCCCTTACAGCGTTGCATCCAAGATGACCTTGATATTCCCAAGCCACTTGCtaagaaaaatatggttacTGAAGCTGCGCAGAACGAAGATGGCATGCCAGTCTCCACCCAGTAG
- the LOC127776790 gene encoding uncharacterized protein LOC127776790 — MARWPPPSPPDGEHSFGHEAIALSFFVACVAATVVMASSMCSACGRKPKADDPAPDAAAAADVNAESHGDGGEEGEEEEKAPVVTLSPELATHGPIAGVAPPPSAAAKRRMSMTMSLSKNLSMNIPDKMRLSRRERRDKVEPEDTLWKKAIILGEKCKIPGEREGEADADADDLAAGSFRRSSYSRPMSRSISLAVHQSHVDAPPATTAAAAATAGASSAGSS, encoded by the coding sequence atggcgaggtggccgccgccgtcgccaccggaCGGCGAGCACTCATTCGGCCACGAAGCCATCGCGCTGTCCTTCTTCGTGGcgtgcgtcgccgccaccgtcgtgatGGCGTCGTCCATGTGCTCGGCGTGCGGCCGCAAGCCGAAGGCGGACGACCCagcgcccgacgccgccgccgccgccgacgtgaaCGCGGAGagccatggcgacggcggcgaggagggggaggaggaggagaaggcgccgGTGGTGACGCTGTCGCCGGAGCTGGCGACGCACGGGCCGATCGccggcgtggcgccgccgccgtcggcggcggcgaagcggcggaTGTCGATGACCATGAGCCTGAGCAAGAACCTGAGCATGAACATCCCGGACAAGATGAGGCTGagccggcgggagcggcgggacaAGGTGGAGCCGGAGGACACTCTGTGGAAGAAGGCCATCATCCTCGGGGAGAAGTGCAAGATCCCCGGCGAGAGGGAgggcgaggccgacgccgacgccgacgacctcgccgccggcagcttcCGCCGCTCGAGCTACTCGCGGCCCATGTCGcgctccatctcgctcgccgtcCACCAATCGCACGTCGACGCTcctccggccaccaccgccgccgccgccgccaccgccggcgcctcgAGCGCCGGGAGTTCTTGA